One Paralysiella testudinis genomic window, ATCTGGCTCAAACCGAAACCGACCACGGTTTGCCGATTCTGGAACGCCGCGACACCGTACAACGGGCCGGCTTTATCCTGATTACCACCGACAAAGGTTTGTGCGGTGGTTTGAACGCCAATTTGCTGAAGAAATTCTTTGCCCAAGTGCAAGAATACCAACAGCAAGGCGTGGCAGTGGAAACCGTGTGTTTGGGCAGCAAAGGTTTGGCGGCTTGCAATCGCGTGGGTTTGGATGTGATTGCCAGTGCAACCAATTTGGGGGATACCCCGAAAATGGAAACACTGCTGGGCCCCTTAACCGAGATTTTCAAGCGCTATGCCGATGGCGATCTGGATGTGATTCACCTGGTGTACTCTGGGTTTGTCAACACCATGCGTCAGGAGCAGCACTTGGAAACCTTGCTACCGATTGGTCAGAATGTGTTGAACGAAGTGCCGCAAGACCGGGAATACAGCTGGGATTATGTGTATGAACCCACGCCTGCCGCGGTGCTTGAGTATTTGGTTCGCCGTTATTTAGAGTCTGTGGTGTATCAGGCATTGAGTGAGAACATGGCTTCCGAACAGGCAGCCCGTATGGTGGCCA contains:
- the atpG gene encoding F0F1 ATP synthase subunit gamma, giving the protein MAVGKEILTKIRSVQNTQKITKAMQMVSTSKMRKTQERMRLARPYAQKVRLVMSHLAQTETDHGLPILERRDTVQRAGFILITTDKGLCGGLNANLLKKFFAQVQEYQQQGVAVETVCLGSKGLAACNRVGLDVIASATNLGDTPKMETLLGPLTEIFKRYADGDLDVIHLVYSGFVNTMRQEQHLETLLPIGQNVLNEVPQDREYSWDYVYEPTPAAVLEYLVRRYLESVVYQALSENMASEQAARMVAMKAATDNAGNAIKELRLVYNKSRQAAITTELSEIVAGAAAV